From Trichoplusia ni isolate ovarian cell line Hi5 chromosome 20, tn1, whole genome shotgun sequence, a single genomic window includes:
- the LOC113503645 gene encoding ubiquitin carboxyl-terminal hydrolase 16 isoform X1 — translation MVKKKRQSDPGENGDESTESCDENVKSACPHVAKAVDLTQLKKALKTGGFLKECSECKKSLKNEVSDPDYEEDLSLWMCLRCGSQLCGRTRNKHALNHFKTPRSDCHALTANTTTWDIYCYNCNNEVTASSAKKLHECVEYLKKQAVTGGNAKSLPAIELPYDEDSKTDLPAVETIIKIDPLSKGKDKVMHSLPRVRGLTNLGNTCFFNSVMQCLVQTPYLLQVLQEMANPGERFMLPGGKLKLNGDGEESKEVDLPPIAGQLAEWGTLTRTLAETLSELQAGEGGVYTPRKLLSALVNKLPQFGGGDQHDAHELLRHLLEAVRSEDLRRYQLVILNSLGMSSKVEPSKVDGEVKQKVKFYGQQASDTMLRPEQVFRGFLVSTLECQECLHQSDRAEYFLDLSLPVAASRPQPPAVVRRKTPNEENMYNTQEENKPSKHQLKKERIAARKAARKNKGNSTSKDEPSGDANGTKTDGKSSSEQSDADVEDNLEELPRQPDTHTVSVGTQAIAHTAANFAAYHMESGYNSEKVISSDSIRTSPVDLDKEKADNTPEHTDKDKVEFADSSTSTTAIPLEYKPLISLENLSNPDSGVASPEATKHNSTETVDNVDSPTNGKELGSHSSLSSEINLDLSSPQHNKMSPVKTEFERPVSRISFVPEYTNEVVSRGISVQGCRSLLEHSGESSYESLPESKTLNDLNNHLDKLNLYMDDSKTKKPALPSPVTVEAPVDPPPPAPKPKVNNIEAEKSQRDFMPYSRQSPLSPRYVCDEDECSIQSCLSQFTALELLTGNNKVGCETCTERINGKDGKTVYTNATKRFLVSSPPAILILHLKRFQIGPRCMFRKMSKHVDFPTVLDLAPFCAMDKVRKLGNVGGAQTALLYSLYGVVEHSGGMHGGHYVAYVKVRAGVRPGEPRWWFVPPAGAPPAAGDAASDSELSGYESGEGPPPPAPPPPGRWYYVSDSMVSEVSEEKVLRAQAYLLFYERIL, via the exons ATGGTTAAGAAAAAGAGACAGAGCGATCCTGGTGAGAACGGCGACGAATCTACTGAATCTTGTGATGAGAACGTGAAGTCCGCATGTCCTCATGTAGCTAAAGCTGTTGATCTCACTCAGCTGAAGAAGGCGCTAAAGACGGGAGGTTTCCTGAAGGAATGCTCTGAATGTAAGAAGTCCTTAAAGAACGAGGTCTCTGACCCCGACTATGAGGAAGATCTTTCGCTATGGATGTGTTTGCGCTGTGGCAGTCAGCTGTGTGGCCGGACACGTAACAAACACGCTCTAAACCACTTCAAGACCCCTCGCTCCGACTGCCATGCACTCACAGCCAACACAACAACTTGGGACATATACTGTTACAACTGTAACAATGAAGTTACAGCTTCAAGTGCTAAAAAACTTCATGAATGTGTTGAGTATCTTAAGAAACAAGCAGTTACGGGTGGGAATGCTAAATCACTCCCAGCTATTGAACTGCCTTATGATGAGGACTCCAAAACTGACTTACCAGCTGTAGAAACTATAATTAAGATAGACCCATTATCAAAAGGGAAAGACAAAGTCATGCACAGTCTACCAAGGGTAAGGGGATTAACAAATCTAGGAAACACTTGCTTCTTTAATTCAGTAATGCAGTGTCTTGTGCAGACACCTTACTTGTTGCAAGTTCTTCAAGAGATGGCCAACCCTGGAGAGAGGTTTATGTTACCCGGTGGCAAATTAAAGCTGAATGGTGATGGTGAGGAGAGCAAGGAGGTTGACTTGCCGCCTATAGCTGGCCAACTGGCTGAGTGGGGCACTCTAACTCGGACATTGGCTGAGACTTTAAGTGAGCTGCAAGCAG GTGAAGGTGGAGTGTATACGCCGAGGAAGTTGCTTTCGGCGTTAGTGAACAAACTGCCGCAGTTCGGCGGAGGCGATCAGCACGATGCGCACGAACTGCTCAGGCATCTACTGGAGGCTGTGAG GTCAGAGGACCTGCGGCGTTACCAACTGGTGATCCTGAACAGCCTCGGCATGAGCTCCAAGGTCGAACCTTCGAAGGTCGACGGGGAGGTCAAGCAGAAGGTCAAGTTCTATGGACAGCAGGCCTCTGATACTATGCTGAGACCAGAACAG GTGTTCCGCGGCTTCTTAGTGTCCACCTTGGAATGCCAGGAGTGCCTGCACCAGTCTGACCGCGCGGAGTACTTCCTGGACCTGTCGCTCCCGGTGGCCGCCAGCCGCCCGCAGCCGCCCGCCGTGGTCCGCAGGAAAACGCCCAACG AAGAGAATATGTACAATACGCAAGAGGAGAACAAACCTTCCAAACATCAGTTGAAGAAGGAGCGGATAGCAGCTCGCAAGGCTGCCAGAAAAAATAAAG GTAATTCGACGTCGAAAGACGAGCCTTCCGGCGACGCGAACGGCACGAAGACAGACGGAAAGTCGTCGTCGGAGCAGTCGGACGCGGACGTGGAGGACAACCTGGAGGAACTGCCGCGCCAGCCCGACACGCACACCGTGTCCGTGGGCACGCAGGCCATCGCGCACACCGCCGCCAACTTCGCGGCCTACCACATGGAGTCCGGCTACAACTCCGAGAAGGTCATCAGCTCCGACTCCATCCGCACCAGCCCCGTGGACCTGGACAAGGAGAAGGCCGACAACACGCCCGAGCACACCGACAAGGACAAGGTCGAGTTCGCGGACAGCTCCACCTCCACCACCGCGATACCGCTGGAGTATAAACCCCTCATATCGCTAGAGAACCTGTCCAACCCCGACTCGGGAGTGGCGAGCCCAGAGGCTACTAAACACAATTCGACTGAAACCGTCGACAATGTCGATTCTCCCACTAACGGCAAGGAACTGGGCAGTCATAGCTCCCTTTCAAGCGAAATTAACCTGGACCTGTCGAGTCCGCAACACAATAAAATGTCTCCCGTCAAAACGGAGTTTGAAAGACCAGTGTCAAGAATATCTTTTGTACCGGAATACACTAATGAAGTCGTCTCACGGGGCATCAGCGTTCAGGGATGTCGAAGTCTGCTCGAACACAGTGGTGAGAGCAGTTATGAGTCCTTACCGGAGAGTAAGACTTTGAACGATTTGAATAATCATTTGGATAAGCTTAATCTGTATATGGATGATTCCAAGACTAAGAAGCCAGCGTTGCCTTCCCCCGTGACTGTGGAAGCTCCTGTAGAccccccgccgcccgcgcctaAACCTAAAGTTAATAACATAGAGGCTGAGAAGAGCCAGCGAGACTTCATGCCCTACTCGCGGCAGAGTCCGCTCTCCCCTCGCTACGTCTGCGATGAGGACGAGTGTAGTATCCAGTCGTGTCTCAGCCAGTTCACCGCCCTAGAACTGCTCACGGGAAACAATAAAGTAGGTTGTGAAACGTGCACGGAAAGAATTAACGGTAAAGACGGCAAGACCGTGTACACGAACGCCACGAAGCGGTTCCTGGTGTCGAGTCCGCCGGCCATCCTGATCCTGCACCTGAAGCGGTTCCAGATCGGGCCGCGCTGCATGTTCCGCAAGATGTCGAAGCACGTGGACTTCCCCACGGTGCTGGACCTGGCGCCCTTCTGCGCCATGGACAAGGTGCGCAAGCTGGGCAACGTGGGCGGCGCGCAGACGGCGCTGCTGTACTCGCTGTACGGCGTGGTGGAGCACTCGGGCGGCATGCACGGCGGGCACTACGTGGCCTACGTCAAGGTGCGCGCCGGCGTGCGGCCGGGCGAGCCGCGCTGGTGGTTCGTGCCGCCCGccggcgcgccgcccgccgcgggCGACGCCGCCTCCGACTCCGAGCTGTCGGGCTACGAGTCGGGCGagggcccgccgccgcccgcgccgccgccgcccggccGCTGGTACTACGTGTCCGACAGCATGGTGTCCGAGGTCAGCGAGGAGAAGGTGCTGCGCGCGCAGGCCTACCTGCTGTTCTACGAGCGCATCCTGTGA
- the LOC113503645 gene encoding ubiquitin carboxyl-terminal hydrolase 45 isoform X2, whose protein sequence is MVKKKRQSDPGENGDESTESCDENVKSACPHVAKAVDLTQLKKALKTGGFLKECSECKKSLKNEVSDPDYEEDLSLWMCLRCGSQLCGRTRNKHALNHFKTPRSDCHALTANTTTWDIYCYNCNNEVTASSAKKLHECVEYLKKQAVTGGNAKSLPAIELPYDEDSKTDLPAVETIIKIDPLSKGKDKVMHSLPRVRGLTNLGNTCFFNSVMQCLVQTPYLLQVLQEMANPGERFMLPGGKLKLNGDGEESKEVDLPPIAGQLAEWGTLTRTLAETLSELQAGEGGVYTPRKLLSALVNKLPQFGGGDQHDAHELLRHLLEAVRSEDLRRYQLVILNSLGMSSKVEPSKVDGEVKQKVKFYGQQASDTMLRPEQVFRGFLVSTLECQECLHQSDRAEYFLDLSLPVAASRPQPPAVVRRKTPNGNSTSKDEPSGDANGTKTDGKSSSEQSDADVEDNLEELPRQPDTHTVSVGTQAIAHTAANFAAYHMESGYNSEKVISSDSIRTSPVDLDKEKADNTPEHTDKDKVEFADSSTSTTAIPLEYKPLISLENLSNPDSGVASPEATKHNSTETVDNVDSPTNGKELGSHSSLSSEINLDLSSPQHNKMSPVKTEFERPVSRISFVPEYTNEVVSRGISVQGCRSLLEHSGESSYESLPESKTLNDLNNHLDKLNLYMDDSKTKKPALPSPVTVEAPVDPPPPAPKPKVNNIEAEKSQRDFMPYSRQSPLSPRYVCDEDECSIQSCLSQFTALELLTGNNKVGCETCTERINGKDGKTVYTNATKRFLVSSPPAILILHLKRFQIGPRCMFRKMSKHVDFPTVLDLAPFCAMDKVRKLGNVGGAQTALLYSLYGVVEHSGGMHGGHYVAYVKVRAGVRPGEPRWWFVPPAGAPPAAGDAASDSELSGYESGEGPPPPAPPPPGRWYYVSDSMVSEVSEEKVLRAQAYLLFYERIL, encoded by the exons ATGGTTAAGAAAAAGAGACAGAGCGATCCTGGTGAGAACGGCGACGAATCTACTGAATCTTGTGATGAGAACGTGAAGTCCGCATGTCCTCATGTAGCTAAAGCTGTTGATCTCACTCAGCTGAAGAAGGCGCTAAAGACGGGAGGTTTCCTGAAGGAATGCTCTGAATGTAAGAAGTCCTTAAAGAACGAGGTCTCTGACCCCGACTATGAGGAAGATCTTTCGCTATGGATGTGTTTGCGCTGTGGCAGTCAGCTGTGTGGCCGGACACGTAACAAACACGCTCTAAACCACTTCAAGACCCCTCGCTCCGACTGCCATGCACTCACAGCCAACACAACAACTTGGGACATATACTGTTACAACTGTAACAATGAAGTTACAGCTTCAAGTGCTAAAAAACTTCATGAATGTGTTGAGTATCTTAAGAAACAAGCAGTTACGGGTGGGAATGCTAAATCACTCCCAGCTATTGAACTGCCTTATGATGAGGACTCCAAAACTGACTTACCAGCTGTAGAAACTATAATTAAGATAGACCCATTATCAAAAGGGAAAGACAAAGTCATGCACAGTCTACCAAGGGTAAGGGGATTAACAAATCTAGGAAACACTTGCTTCTTTAATTCAGTAATGCAGTGTCTTGTGCAGACACCTTACTTGTTGCAAGTTCTTCAAGAGATGGCCAACCCTGGAGAGAGGTTTATGTTACCCGGTGGCAAATTAAAGCTGAATGGTGATGGTGAGGAGAGCAAGGAGGTTGACTTGCCGCCTATAGCTGGCCAACTGGCTGAGTGGGGCACTCTAACTCGGACATTGGCTGAGACTTTAAGTGAGCTGCAAGCAG GTGAAGGTGGAGTGTATACGCCGAGGAAGTTGCTTTCGGCGTTAGTGAACAAACTGCCGCAGTTCGGCGGAGGCGATCAGCACGATGCGCACGAACTGCTCAGGCATCTACTGGAGGCTGTGAG GTCAGAGGACCTGCGGCGTTACCAACTGGTGATCCTGAACAGCCTCGGCATGAGCTCCAAGGTCGAACCTTCGAAGGTCGACGGGGAGGTCAAGCAGAAGGTCAAGTTCTATGGACAGCAGGCCTCTGATACTATGCTGAGACCAGAACAG GTGTTCCGCGGCTTCTTAGTGTCCACCTTGGAATGCCAGGAGTGCCTGCACCAGTCTGACCGCGCGGAGTACTTCCTGGACCTGTCGCTCCCGGTGGCCGCCAGCCGCCCGCAGCCGCCCGCCGTGGTCCGCAGGAAAACGCCCAACG GTAATTCGACGTCGAAAGACGAGCCTTCCGGCGACGCGAACGGCACGAAGACAGACGGAAAGTCGTCGTCGGAGCAGTCGGACGCGGACGTGGAGGACAACCTGGAGGAACTGCCGCGCCAGCCCGACACGCACACCGTGTCCGTGGGCACGCAGGCCATCGCGCACACCGCCGCCAACTTCGCGGCCTACCACATGGAGTCCGGCTACAACTCCGAGAAGGTCATCAGCTCCGACTCCATCCGCACCAGCCCCGTGGACCTGGACAAGGAGAAGGCCGACAACACGCCCGAGCACACCGACAAGGACAAGGTCGAGTTCGCGGACAGCTCCACCTCCACCACCGCGATACCGCTGGAGTATAAACCCCTCATATCGCTAGAGAACCTGTCCAACCCCGACTCGGGAGTGGCGAGCCCAGAGGCTACTAAACACAATTCGACTGAAACCGTCGACAATGTCGATTCTCCCACTAACGGCAAGGAACTGGGCAGTCATAGCTCCCTTTCAAGCGAAATTAACCTGGACCTGTCGAGTCCGCAACACAATAAAATGTCTCCCGTCAAAACGGAGTTTGAAAGACCAGTGTCAAGAATATCTTTTGTACCGGAATACACTAATGAAGTCGTCTCACGGGGCATCAGCGTTCAGGGATGTCGAAGTCTGCTCGAACACAGTGGTGAGAGCAGTTATGAGTCCTTACCGGAGAGTAAGACTTTGAACGATTTGAATAATCATTTGGATAAGCTTAATCTGTATATGGATGATTCCAAGACTAAGAAGCCAGCGTTGCCTTCCCCCGTGACTGTGGAAGCTCCTGTAGAccccccgccgcccgcgcctaAACCTAAAGTTAATAACATAGAGGCTGAGAAGAGCCAGCGAGACTTCATGCCCTACTCGCGGCAGAGTCCGCTCTCCCCTCGCTACGTCTGCGATGAGGACGAGTGTAGTATCCAGTCGTGTCTCAGCCAGTTCACCGCCCTAGAACTGCTCACGGGAAACAATAAAGTAGGTTGTGAAACGTGCACGGAAAGAATTAACGGTAAAGACGGCAAGACCGTGTACACGAACGCCACGAAGCGGTTCCTGGTGTCGAGTCCGCCGGCCATCCTGATCCTGCACCTGAAGCGGTTCCAGATCGGGCCGCGCTGCATGTTCCGCAAGATGTCGAAGCACGTGGACTTCCCCACGGTGCTGGACCTGGCGCCCTTCTGCGCCATGGACAAGGTGCGCAAGCTGGGCAACGTGGGCGGCGCGCAGACGGCGCTGCTGTACTCGCTGTACGGCGTGGTGGAGCACTCGGGCGGCATGCACGGCGGGCACTACGTGGCCTACGTCAAGGTGCGCGCCGGCGTGCGGCCGGGCGAGCCGCGCTGGTGGTTCGTGCCGCCCGccggcgcgccgcccgccgcgggCGACGCCGCCTCCGACTCCGAGCTGTCGGGCTACGAGTCGGGCGagggcccgccgccgcccgcgccgccgccgcccggccGCTGGTACTACGTGTCCGACAGCATGGTGTCCGAGGTCAGCGAGGAGAAGGTGCTGCGCGCGCAGGCCTACCTGCTGTTCTACGAGCGCATCCTGTGA